In Tachyglossus aculeatus isolate mTacAcu1 chromosome 25, mTacAcu1.pri, whole genome shotgun sequence, the sequence CACTCTCGGgctgggcggggaggggacgTCCGCGCTCTgggcccggcccagcccggccctcGTCCCGGCCCAGGGACTGGATCGCAGCATAGTCCGGCTCTGGCTCGTCGTCCCGCCGGGGCGGGGGCAGCCCCTGTCCGTCGGTGAGGTTTTCAAAGTCTGTCACTGTGGCGTACAGGTCGTTGGAGGACGATGGGGATCTCGGGGGCCCCACTTCCTGGACGGccacggagggggcgggggccagGCGGTTGGCCAGGCCTGGCTTGCTCACTGAAGAGTACATGGCCGAAATCTAGAAGGAGCAAGCGAAGGGTGAGTCTTTAAGGTCAGAAGAAGTTTCCTCCCCTCACCCTAAGTCTTCCTGCAGTTACGGGCAGGAAAGAAGGGCGGGGGCAGGGACATTTGGGAAGTGGGGGTGGAATGACTGAGGAAAGGAGGCTGTCATGGGTGGTGGGCGGAAGGGATGAGcaggagaagtaacatggcctagtggaaagagatccagcctgagagtcagaggacctggcttctgatcttgggtccgccaaatgtctgctgggtgatcttgggcagctcacgttaacttctttgtgcctcagttttctcatctgtaaaatggggattaaaactgtaaagccccatgggggacgtggactgtgtccaatcagtttatcctgttatctacctcagcacttagtaataatgatgtcatttgttaagcgcttactatatgccaagctctgtcctaagcgctggggtagatacaaggttatcaggttgtcccacgtggggctcacagtcttaatccccattttacagaggaggtaactgaggcacagagaagttaagtgtcttgcctaaagtcacatagctgacaagtggcaaagttgagattagaacctacgacctctgactcccaagtctggcctctttccactaagccaggctgcttctttgtgcttggcacgcagtaagtgctaaataaatactattataaaaaAAATGGTCCACCCAGCTAGTTCTCCCTTTGAGAGACCTGTGGGAGTCCCTGACTTTCAAGATTCCTGCCCCCCTGCTTCATGGAAGCCTGACCCATCGATCAATTTTTGTATCCCTTGATCCCAGTGAGTGACGGTCACGTGTCAGAAGAGTTGGTCGTTTGGTTCCTTGGCAACAAAGCTTGCACTGCTGGGCTCCAACTGAGGCTGCCACCCTCAGTCCCCAGCCATACCACAGAGCCAGGATAGTCAACCAGCCACCAGTGGAACTTGCTGAGCGttcactctgtgtagagcactgtgctcagtgcttggaGACACGGAGGGCGAGCAGAACctcgcagatcatttttcttaaataacACTGCATTTTACGGCCATGAGAACCAAGCGAACCCAGTTGGTTCTCACCAGCACACGTCTCAGGCCGTGCTGTGGCCGTATCGTTGCCGGGGGGTGCAGGACATGGTTCTGACAGCACGGGTCTGTCGCCTACCTTTCCCGACCAAATGCTGCCAGCCAAGCATTCTGCTGCTCTGAGTCCACCAGTGTCCAGGGAGAACTGGCCGTTTCTGACCTCAGCCCCGCCCCGTCATCTCAGGAAAATGCTCAAGGAGGACAAGACCCCAGCCTGACTCTGCTCCAGCTCAACGGTCTCTCCTCTCCTGGTGGTTTTGGAGTGTCGAGTGTGCATTCCGTGGAGCTGACCTAAGAAATGCTAGCCCTCCTGGGCCTGGCTGAAAATTCCAGATGAGAAACCTACCTCCTCCTCTGTAAGGGCTGGATCATCTTCCCGGGACTTGTAAGACAGCGAGCTGAGCCTCTACGAAGGAAAAACAGCCACGTCAAGGCCTGGAAACATCCCGCGGTGCATCATGGACCCTTTGCTCACACAACCGATCCCTACCACGGCAGCTCGACACATCCTGCTTCTCCACCGAAGCCAGAGATGTTGCCCTCGGACAGTGCTAGATCCCAAAAGTGAAACGCTGACCGGCAGTCAAATCAACATCCGAACGAGGTCTGATGACCCAATCAaattgggatttttttgttttgtttttttaatgggaacttgttaagcatttctgaGGTGTCAAACAGtcctctaagaactggggtaggtacaaattaattaggtcagacacagtccctgtcctggatggggctcgaagtcttagtaggagggaggacaggtattgaatccccattttacagttgaggaaactgaggcacagagaagttaggtgacttgcccaagcaatcagcagagcaattggcagagccaggatgagaactcaggtcctctgacccccaggcttgtgctctttccacttgaccgtgctgcttctcctaggcagagcaattggtagagctgggattagaaaccagtcctgggctctttccagtaggccacactgtttcttgctGCTTGGGTTGCTTCATCCAATTAGTTATCAGGACCCCACGCTCAGAGCAGACTTGGAGAGACCTGGCCTGGCCTAAGTCAGAGACCAAGGGAAAGTGTGTTTAGTCAAAGTCAAAGTCAATTTGGCAAACACTCTCTCTGGTCCCCTGGGGGAGGGATCTTTCATCTTTcttcttagaagcagtgtggcctagtggaaagagcacatgtctgggagtcaggagacctgggttctaatcccagcttctccattgcctgctgtgtgactgtgggcaggtcattcaacttctcttggctgtttcctcttctgtaaaatgggaattcaacacctttactccctcccacttggaccgtGAATCCCAGGTGGAATTGTattcgacccgattatcttgcatgcaccccagtgctcagaacagtgcttgatacataataagtgctttataaatgccacagtgattatccCCTGATAATTATTAGAAGCCATGTCATCTTCAGTTAATCGCAGGCCCCGGAAGGCTATGAGCATATCTTGGTCTGGAGGACTGCCCTTCAGGAATACACTTCTTGGTTCCAGGGGAGACACACTCATAACTTTTTTACCATTGGCTAGAACAAAGAGGTTCATCTCTCTTAGGGAATGAAGGTTGTCTCTCAAAGGGTTACTGTCCTGATTGGTTAAGAAAGGAGAATGACAGGAGTGTTTTCTTCCTCTAGTGAACTGAGCAAAACTGCATCTAAAAGCAGTAAAGAGGCATTTGGAGAGAAAATGACTTCAAGCACAAAAGCTGGGTAAATGACAAAGCGCAACTTGCATATGTTTGCGGAGGTTTCTCTGCTGAGCTCCTGAAGGGAGACGTTTCTCACTACCTAGATAGTGACTCTAAAATGCTGCATATAATTTGGCCTTGGGACCATTTCTAGTCTCTGCTTGGGGGTGAAAGTTTACTCTCAGATAAGAAGCGATGGGCGTCTGACCGAGGGCAAACTCCTGAAGGGTCCGGAACCAGGGCTGCCAGGGCTCTGAACAGATCCTGGGCACGTGCAAGCAACTTCACTGGTTAGACAGACCACCGGGATACTTAAAACCTTAgcacagaacatgggcctgggaatcagttcttatcccggctccgccacttgtttgctctgtgaccttgagcaagtcacttcacttctctgtgcttcagttacctcatctgtaaaatggggattaagactgtgagcctgttcattcatttaattgtatttattgagcacttactgtgtgtaaagcactgtactaagcgcgtgggagagtaaaatggtacagtataacattccctggccacaaagagctcacagctcacagtgtggggcagagactgtgtccaaccagatttgcttgtattccccctccaccctgcccccacgagtgcttagtacagtgcctggcacacagtaagcacttaaataccacaattattattactattattattaccttgctggTGTCAATGGGACTCTTTgaggcctctccctcctcctccttcccagccaccgatctctcatcttccttctcccagaCATTTTCGTTCTCGTCGAGGAGTTTGACAGgaaccgggggcggggcctcttcCTCCAGATCTGCCAGCACCCCAAGGACGCTCTCTGTACTCAGACTCTGTCGGCCCTTCTTATTCCGGTCCACTGAGGCGTACTCGGCCGACCCCGTCTGGCTTTCTGAGAGAGAGCCCAGGAGGCCCCGGCCAGCGGGCGCTGACCCTTCCTGGCGGCCGACGCCGTGGCTTGGGTCTGCGTCGGCCGAGGCTCCCGCCTCCTTGATTTCCTTCACGGTCTCATACAAGCAGTCTTCCACCATGTTTTCCTGGGAGCAGCTGACTTTCAGGACCTCGTATGGCCCTTCCGTTCCAAGGCCCCGCTCCCTGGCCTCCGTCCTGGGCGGGAGAATGGGCTCCAGCGTGCCGTTAGGAGGTATTCTGGGTAATTCTCGGCTCTGATGGCACTTGATGGATTTTCCCACGCTTTCCTGCGAGTCCAACAGGTCAGAAACGGAAGTTTGGACTTCTTCGTAAGGCAGCGTGTAGGCCTTGGTGCTGTCTTCTGAGAGGACTACAGCCAGGGTAGGGAAGAGAAAATTCAAGAGATTCTTTCCCTGCCAAGAGGGAGATTACTTGACCAGACAGTGATGCTATTTCTCTCGCTTCCTCGAAGCAGCGAGCTGCAGAGCGGCAAATGAAGACTTAAAGACTCTTATTTTACTTTCAATTTAGAATAGATGGAACTGCTACGTCTTTCAAATGCAATCTGCAGCACCTTACTTTTCCTGCTTGGTGTCCAAGACTTAATATGAAATCAAACCCCTAAACTGCTTTGCCCCAGGGTCTTGAGTTGAGAGGTAATGAACAATCCACCAGAGGAAGTTGATCCtacaccctctgttcctcctggAGAAGTGGGTGCCTGGAACCCTGAAAAGGGATGGACTAGAAGCCACCGACCAAAAAGGGTGACTAACAATGGGTCCGTTGTGGCCGACACTGGGAAGCGATCGGAAGTGGCCGGGAGTGATTGGAAGTGACAGGGATCCTTGGAGCAACCTGCCGCTGCTACTGGAGGCCAAGCCTCAGGCTGCTGGGCCCTGTGGGCCAACCCAGAAATGACACCGCTcacagagaatcagcgtggcctagtggaaagagcccaagtctgggagtcagaagggatctcggttctaatcccggctctgccacttgtctgctgtgtgatctagggcaagtcacttaacttctctgtgcttcagttaccttatctgtaaaatggggatgaagacagtgaaccccatgtgggacagggactgcgtccaacccagtttgcttgtatccaccccagcacttagtacggtgcctggcacagagtaagtgcttaccagatatcacagttattataggTTCCATCCGCCTGCCTCCCAATTGTCTAAAAATCCAAGCAGTATGCCCTGAAAGGAGAAGCCGGGGGAGGGAAGTTGCCCCAGTCCCCCAGGGCACTGCTGAGGGACACCCTAGTGCTCCCAGGACACCAGCCAGCTGTCCAAAGTGGGTACAACCCTTGGGGAAGGTCAGGTGGATGACACAGGGGGCCCTTTGAAGGATgctgtgtggcccaatggaaagagcaagggcttgggactcATGGGTCTGGGAAACTtgcttctaattctggttccacagtttgcctgatgggtgaccttggacaagacacttgacttccctgtgcctcagtttcctcttctgtaaaatggggattaaatccctgctctccctccctctaaaaaTGCGAGCCccttataggacagggactgtgtccaatctgataatcttgtactcactccagtacttagccaagtgctttgcatatagtaagtgcttaacaaagaccactgtGATGATTGCCATTAGACTCGGTTTCTCCTCAATCACTGCGCTGATAAATTCTGCCagaatgggagggagatgggtctATTTTTTCCAGCGTGCATGTCTATACCTTCTCATATCCTCATTACCTGCCCAGCGCTCTGGTCTTCCTTTTTGTTTTGAGGTGTTCAGCTTGGGGAGAGACCTATTTTCATCATCTGGCTAACCTCTCTTGTCAATTTCCACATCTGCTTATCCTCCCCTTCTGACAGGCAGTCTGACTTGCCAGTCTTATTGACCTCAACTGTCCCACCGGCCTCCCCTTGGCTgcaccccctcccccgtcccgccgagctcatcccagctcctcttgTCCCTGGATTTTTGGAAGTTGACTTGGGGAATGGGAAGGCAAGGCGAGTGCCTGCAGCTCAGCACCGGGATCCCGGGGTTGGCCTGGGGTCAAGCCGAGGCCTGGGGCGGAATTGGGAATCAGGGCCTGAACTGAGGTGTTCTGTTGGAGATGGTAAATGGTCTTGGTGCAGGTGAGGCCCGATAAGGCCCCATTCAAAGCCTcagcctctgccccctcccaccatccATCATGCCTGGAGGATGGGGATCTGGGCAGTAAAGGGACCCAGCCCTGCCCTGGGGCAACAGCCTGGAGTCCTGCTCGttcagtgagaagcagaatggctcaatggaaagagcatgggcttgggagtcagaggtcatgggttcaaatcccgggttcaAAGATTGCCcaagtgacctagggcaagtcacttaacttctctgtgcctcagttacctcatctgtaaaatggggattaagactgtgagccccatgtggggcaacctgatcaccttgtatccccctccagcgcttagaacggtactttgcacatagtaagtgcttaacaaatgccattattattattattattattattattattattgttattattcagtgctctttcagagggaagggggtggagggacaggcaGGGAAAGAGACTGGaagttccctcttccctctctccccgagaccttccccaactaactcCCCTACTGGGCCTTGTCCCAGATAGCCCCACCATCCCATGCCACCCCCCGATACCACCCCCAAGGCATTCCCAGCTCTAGGCATCCCCAACCCCAACACCCAAGGGCTCTCAGAGTTGGCAATGGAGCATCTCCTGATGTCGCTGGCTATGGGCGACTTAAGTCCGAAAAGACACTGGGTGGGACTGCTCTCAATCTCAGGCCTCGGCAGCGCACACTCACCGTCGCCATTACTGAGGCCCCCATTGGGCTCACTGCTGGCTGCTGCGTCCGTCGCCAGGCTGGTCACTGAGTGGCTCAACAGACCCTTGTCAGAAGGCTGAAAGAAATGAACACAGCCCGGATGAGGGCCGCTGCAGCCTGGCCGAGGACAGATGTAGCCCAGCCGAGGGCTGCCATGGCTCACTctaccttggtctcatctatctctcagAACGAGACTCTGGCATGCTAACTAGTTATGTGACCTCCCgagcagctagctctcttcctcccttcaaggccctactgagagctcacctcctccaggaggccttcccagactgagccccttccttcctctcccccttgtccccctctccatccccctcatcttacctccttcccttccccacagcacatgtatatatgtttgtacatatttattactctatttatttatttatttattttacttgtacatatctattctatttattttatcttgttagtatgtttggttttgttctctgtctcccccttttagactgtgagcccactgttgggtagggactgtctctatatgttgccaacttgtatttcccaagcacttagtacagtgctctgcacacagtaaacgctcaataaatacaattgattgattgattgattgattgatctggctgcCTATTCCtggccccgtcctgcctctggcctggaacgccctccctcctcaaatctgacagatagtgactctctcccctttcaaagatattttgaaggcccatttcctccaagaggccttccctaactgagccctcctttcctcttctcccactccctctttgtCATCCttacttgatccctttattcatcccccctcccagccccaaagcacttatttccatacctgtaatttatttatttatattaacatctgtctccctgtctaccttgtgtcccacctgattaccttgtatctaccctagcacttagaacagtgcttgtcacatagtaagggcttaacaaataccagaggtcgggggttctaattccggctctgccactgatcagctgtgtgactctgggcaagtcacttgacttctctgtgcctcagttatctcatctgtaaaatggggattaagactgtgagccctaggtgggacaaccttattaccttgtatcttccccagcgcttagaagagtgctcggcacatagtaagcgcttaacaaatgccgtcattaaatactacaattattattcttactgtaagctgtttttgggaagggaatgtgtctgtttattgttatattgtactctcccaagcacttagttcagtactttacctgaactaagtgctcagtaaatacaattgaatgaatgaatgaatcaatgaaagttGTAGCACGGCTAAGTACCAAGAGAGCACCCAGCCGCAGTCTACTGCAGCAGCGGCGGAGGGAACCTGCCTGTCCTTTTTTCAGATGGAAGATCTGAGACTGAATATAGAACAGAGACAATCTAGGGTCACGGGACTGACGGGACTTGAGGTGGTCTTTTAATGCAAACCATTGTGTGTGAGGCAGGGCCAACACAAACACCGGGGCTGATGGAGATGCAGATGgatttttcctttgttttgtgtattaatggtatttgtacagtgctttccattGGCAAAGTACTGTAATTAGTGTTGGGAAAGATACGATACAATCGAATGAaatgtagtccctgtctcacttggaccTCAccatcgaagtaggagggagaacaggtatttaatccccatttgatagataagGAATCTAATACCCAGAGAAATAATGTGATTTTcctgaagtcacatagctaagAAGTGGTGGGCCAAGGATTAGAGTGCAGGTCCGTGGATTCCCTGGCTTTACTGTCTACTTTACCAGTCAGCACAGCTAAGGTTTTGCTTAAGGTTCAGAAACCTCTGTGCTCTAGCGCCAGGTAGGCAGGCTGCTGAGAGGGAGGTGTGTTTCACTGCAACTGGGAGCTAGCTGGCCACAAAACAGGCTTGAAATCTGTGAAATgactactttctctctctctctctccctctctctctcttgccccctAAACACTTCCCCAAAGCAAACTCAACCGATTTTCAAGTCCCAACCAGCTTCCACCCCAAGGCTCAGTTGGTCTTTTGGCATTCACGGCGCCTACCATCGGCTCTTCGTTACAAAGACTACCAACTGACAAAACCAGGACAGAGGCCACTGAAGACAGAGTAGTGGCAGGAGAAGTAAGAGGTGTGTTTTCTGAGCAccaatggggtggggggaaatgcaccatactaagtgcttgccagTACCAAACCACCAAatgacacattctccacccacagggagcttccaatcaaattggggagacagacttgaaaatatCAACAGAGCAATTAATGCAAATAATTGGGAATAGTGGGCTGAGGGTAAGTAAACATATGAAGGGACAGAAAAGGGGGATGGGATTATAGGGCATGGGGAAGCAGATTGGAGGGGGATCTGCACTTGGATCCATGACCTtttggcacttgatattcacctccccccaacccacagcatttaggtacatatttttaaattagctattataaattatttatatatattaacgtctgtctccccctctggattgtaagctctctgtgggcagagaatgtgcctacccactgtgttgtactctcccaaaggcttagtacagtgctctgcatgtagtaaacacacaataaataccattgattgattgattgactcaggtgGGATTTGACTGCTGGGAGGGCTGTGATCTGCCGGATTTGGGCAGGGGGCGTTTACCAGTTGTTTCCAGGGTTAACTGTATGTGATTTCTacctctcctctccacttcctGCAGGGTCCGGGAAACCCTGGTCTGACCCAGCACCAAATCTCTTCCCAAATGGTCTCTTGCTGGCTTGGAAAACGCATGGATGGTTCCTCAAGGGGGCACCCCTATTGGACTGGAAGCTTCTTAacggtagggatcatgtcttctaactctgttgtactctcctagtagttagtaccatgctctgcccacagcaggcactcagtcaATATTATCGATTATGAggacaaagatcatgtctactaattctattaa encodes:
- the PAG1 gene encoding phosphoprotein associated with glycosphingolipid-enriched microdomains 1, with the protein product MGPAGSLLSNGQVPVVLWGSLATVGTFLLLLTFLLFLCSSCDREKKPKQSGDHENLMNVPSDKGLLSHSVTSLATDAAASSEPNGGLSNGDVLSEDSTKAYTLPYEEVQTSVSDLLDSQESVGKSIKCHQSRELPRIPPNGTLEPILPPRTEARERGLGTEGPYEVLKVSCSQENMVEDCLYETVKEIKEAGASADADPSHGVGRQEGSAPAGRGLLGSLSESQTGSAEYASVDRNKKGRQSLSTESVLGVLADLEEEAPPPVPVKLLDENENVWEKEDERSVAGKEEEGEASKSPIDTSKRLSSLSYKSREDDPALTEEEISAMYSSVSKPGLANRLAPAPSVAVQEVGPPRSPSSSNDLYATVTDFENLTDGQGLPPPRRDDEPEPDYAAIQSLGRDEGRAGPGPERGRPLPAQPESDYESIGDLHHGKDFTRL